DNA from Lactobacillus johnsonii:
CATTTCCTTTAACAATTACTTGTTCTGCATTGCTCTTAATATTTTTTGGATCAAAGTTTTTTACTTCAATACTAGCTTTTTCAAGAGGTACTTGTGTAAAAGTATATTTCTCAATATCTGAACCCGCAACGTTATAACCTAAGTCATGTAAAACTAGAGCTAAGGATGCCATACCAGTTCCTTTAATACCAATGAACCAAATTTGTTTGTTTTTGTCTAACATATTATTAATATCTCCATCGTTTATGCCAAAATATTCGCTTTAATTCTACCATTTTTAGCACAAAAAAAGAACATAACACAATGTTATGTTCTAATTAGAAAGTAGTTAGCTCATCCTTACTCCCTACTTTCTTTATATTTATTAATCTGTAATAAATTATTTATCAAACCCTAAAATATTAAGTAGTCTCAGATCATCAATCCACGCCATCAGCATTCTTATGTAGGTGACAACCCAAAATGGTAATCATCGAAAAAACTCCTCATACTCTTTATACTTGGCCGATAAGTGAGGCTATACCCCCCCCCAGAATTTCTGGAGGATCGTCTAGTATCGGGTACATATTGCACTTCATCATTACTATCTTGCTCCATTATTTTATTCACCATATATATCAAATAAAAAAACATTATTCTTACATTTTTACTATATCACTTATTGCCATTAAATAACATAATAAAGATATATATTTTTTATAATTTGTAATTTATAGCTTAATAGCCTTTCTACTACATATGGAATATATAAAGTCAAAAATGCTATCTGACTTATCAAAAGAAGCTTAAAATTACACAAAACTAAATTCTATCTAATAGTTTAGTGCCATGTACCTGATCTACATGAATTTGTTCAATTATTTCAGCTATGTTTTTATTTGTAATTCCGCCACCAGGTAAAATTTCTATCTTATTTTTCGCCTGTTTGACTAGTTCCTTTAAATTATCAAGTGTATGTGAGATTGGTTGATTTAATGGTCCACCATGAGTGAGAATGCGTTTCACACTATTTTTAGATAACCAATCAATGGTTTCTTTTTGTTCTGCATCTGTTAATTCATTAAATGCCATGTGCATCACAACTTCTAAGTCCACAATATGAGCCACTGAAAGCAATCTATTCATTGCCCTCTTATCTAAATGTTTTTCCCTAGTTAAACACCCGAAAGTAACCCCATCGACATCTAGTAAGCTGCATATTTGAATATCATTAATCATTATCTCTAGTTCATCCTCACTATAGACAAAATTTCCGCCACGAGGCCTAATCATTACAATTACAGGAACATCATGTTTATGTGCATACTCAACAGTCTTTTTAATTACGCCAAAAGAAGGTGTCGTTCCACCTACAGTTAAATCATTATTTAGTTCTATTCGATTGGCACCTCGTTCAATCATCAAAGGTACATTCGTAAAATTTTCAACACATACTTCTTTGATCAACTTTATGTTTCTCCCCAATCTAAGCTTGCTTTTATCCAATAACTTACAAGAAAACCCGAAATTCGTCTGAATTCCGGGTTTTATAATTTTTACTAATTAATAGAATTATTTTAAAGGCTAATTTGACCACTAGCTAATAATTCATCACACTTAGTTGGTTCAAATTCATCGCCAGCTTTAAAGTCGTCAGGAACAACCATAATACCACGCTTTTGAGGAGCATGTGCTAAGCCTAATTCGCGTGCTGAACAAATCATACCGTATGAATCAACACCACGAAGTGCACCTGGCCAAATTTGTTGACCATTTGGCATTAAAGTACCAGGAAGTGCCACAACTACCATTTGGCCTTGAGCAATATTTGGAGCACCACAAACGATTTGGTGTTCTTCACCATTACCCACATCAACAGTAGTTACATGTAAGTGATCTGAATCTGGATGTGCTTCACAAGTCTTAACGTAACCATAAACAAGAGTTGGCTTTCCAATTTCTAGCTTAGTATCAAAACCAGCTTCAGCAATTTTCTTGTTTAAAGCATCAACTAATTCTTGTGTTGGTTTAACTTCACCATTTGGTAACTTATCGTAGTCTAAAAAGCTACTTACGTTAAAGAAATTAAATCCAATGACTTCTCCATCTTCATTTTCAACTCTTGTAACTTGATCTTTCTCTGTGAACTTACTACGACCTTTATCTTGGTCCAAAATCACAATTAAAGTATCAGGGTAACTTGTTTTATTGGTAGAAATAATCATTTCTAGTAAATTTCCTTTCCTAGACTATTTGAGAGAGTTAAGGAAGTTTTCTACTTCTTCTTTAGTCTTTCTGTCCTTATTTACTAGTCTACCAATTTCTTTGCCATCTTGGTAGACAACAAAGCTAGGAATTCCAAAGATATTTAATTCTTTGGCTACATCAATTGATCCATCACGGTCAATCTTATAGAATTTTGCATCAGGATTATCTTTTTCAATTTGTGGTAAAAATGGGTCTAAGAAGCGGCAATCTGGGCACCATGTAGCTGAAAATAGTAATACTACTTTTCCATTTTTGGTAATTTCTTTCAACTTCTCAGGAGTTAATTCTTTAATTTCTTCCATTTATCTCACCTTTTCTTACTTTTTATAAGTTATAATAATTTTACATCCTTTTATTTCAAAAATCTAGTGTCAGATCTTTTAGCTTAAAAACGATCTACAATAAAAATATAGAAAGAAGGTATAAAAACAATGGTTGATATGAATAAGAAATTACTCCACGCCGGTTATCAATTACACTTAGTTTTTGACGAAATGGTTCAAGATATTAGAAAAGATCCTGATAATTGGATTATGATTATTGAAAAAAATATTGACCAAATTTCCTCATTAATTTCTGCCTATCATAAAATTGCAGCTACAATTACCACCAATACTCGAAAAAATGGACTACCTGCACACTTAAAATCTGCTTCAGATGATACCTTAAAAGTGATGGACGGATTTAATGATGAAATTCTTACTTTCGATAATTTTGTCGATAATAGTGACCATATCAAAGCCTTTACCAAATTTTTTAGGGCCGTCAATTATACAAACGAATTACTTCTAGAATTAAAATTGCAAAACAAATAATTAGACTAAAAAAGTACCTAGGATTAAATTTTCCTAGGCACCTTTTTGTCTTTTCAAAATATTTTTATCAATTTATTTTACAAAATGTGCATGCAAGCAGTAAATTGGATTACCCTTAGCTGCAAATTTATGTTCATATTCAGTCTCAACATTTCTTTCAAAAATTTCATCATCTGCGTGATGTAAATCTAGACTTACATAGTCAAATTTCATCCCATAATTATTAAGACTTACTAAACTATATTCAAATAATCCTCGATTATCTGTCTTAAATTCTAAATGTCCCTCTGGCTTTAAAATTTGACGATACTTATCTAAAAAGCTCTTATAAGTTAATCTACGCTTTTCATGACGTGTCTTTGGCCAAGGATCAGAAAAGTTTAAATAAACAATATCTACGCTGTTTTCTGGTAAATACATTGCAATATTAGCAGCATCCGCACACATCAATTGTAAGTTATCGATCTTTTCTTCAAGCTTAGTTCTTAAAATCATCCCTGCAGCTGTTGTTTGGAGTTCTACTCCAATAAAATTCATTTCAGGATGTTCTTTAGCTAAAGTAGTAATGAATTGACCCTTTCCTGAACCAATTTCAATTGCTAAAAGCTTAGAAAAATCATCGAATCTTTCTTCCCAGTTAATTTTCTTATCTGGATCTGGCTCATTTAAAATTGCTTCTGGATGTTCAGCTACTAATTTTTGAGCCCAAGGTTTATTTCTTAATCTCATTTTTTCACAACCTAATATCTAACTTTTTTAAATAACTGTTCAATTTTACTTGGTAAATAAAAATATAGCAATAAGAATGTTAAGGCAAATAAAGCAATAATTCCACCAAATGCTTCTAATTTTTGTGGAGAAAAGATTATTATTGCCAAACTAATTAATTCCCATTCAAGTAACATTCCCTTTTGTAGAACTTTTCTTAGTGCCTGTCCTCTAGAAGCAAATGGAATTGGCATTACATGATACATCATATTATGCTCATATACTGTTCCTAGTGGAATCAATTGATAAAGTGTTAAGAAAATGATCAAGGCACCAGTACCAATTGTCCAACCTGCATCTTGCAAGCAGGCAATTAATAAAATTGCAAACAGAATCATTCTAATCAATAAATTACTGTACTCTGGATCTCGCAATAATACTCTTTGGTAAATAAAAGTATTGGGCGTTTGATCAGTCGTTTTAATTAAGAAGTCTAAATATTTTCTTCTAGAAATTCGAACTTTCTTATCTGGTACATCAGTAAACATACTATAGAAATTATTCAGTAAGTCTACTCTTCTTTCTTCATAATCTAATGCCTTATACCAGTCAAACATCTTTCCTTGTGGCAAATAGTCTACTCCAACCCAAGCAGCAATCGCTACCGTAGTATAAATAATTGGATTAGGGTAATGGCCTAAAAAGGAAAAATACAAGACTAGGAAGTTAATTCCTAGATATAACCAAGTATTGTAATAATCATATTTGTTAAAATAGAAACTTCTAACAATCAATTTAAATTGTACATTCTTACTGATAATCAAACCAATCACAATAAAAATCAGGCCACCAATTGAAAAGCCAGCTCTCATTGTCGCAAAAGGCAATAAAATTCCTGACACCAGAATAATTAAAACAACAGGTAAGATCATATTATGCAGATATAAAGGCTTAAAATACGCCTTCATTTCGTTATCTTGATTAAAAAGAAAATGTTCATCTGCCCTATCAAATAAAGTAGCAAAATGACCAATTCCCAAAGTTGCAGTCCAAATCAAGGCTAAGAGTGGCCTGTAGAACCAAAGATTATTGGGCCACTTTTTAATATTTTGTGCATACCAAAACATTAAGGCTCCAAATAGAAAAATCAAAGCCAAGATAAAAAAATCATTAAAAACTAGAGTTAGATAGTGCATCTGCTTTTTAAAGTTTTTATTGAGTCTACTCTTAATTAAGTCAGTCATGCTTCTTCACCGTTTCCTGATTTAAAATTTGATATAAACGATCAAATGAATCGCTTGGCTTTAATCCATAAAACTGTCTAATTTCATTTAAACTACCCTCAGTTTCAATTGTGCCATTATTTAAGACGGCAAATGTCTGAACCGCTTCTTGTGCTTCAGCTAAAACATGAGTAGTCATTAAAACCATCTTTTGATCAGCAACAGCTTCTTTAACTAAATCAATAAAATTAGCTACCGCTAAGGGATCAAGACCAGTAAATGGTTCATCGATTACTAACAAGTCCGCATTTGCTAAAAAGCTAGTTACAATCATTACTTTTTGCTTCATCCCTTTAGAAAAGTTAATTGGAAGCCAATCCAGCTTATTTTCTAAACGAAACATTTTGCATAATTCTTTTGCTCGTACCCAAGCTTGATCATGATCTAAATCATAGGTAAGCATTACTAACTCTAAATGCTCTTTCAAAGTTAGTTCCGGATATAAAATTGGGGTTTCTGGAATATAAGCAACCATCTTTTTAAATTCGGCAGGATTTTCAGTTAAGCTTACCCCATTCAAAATAATCTTGCCCTTTTGCATTCTTAATAATCCAAGCAAGTGCTTAATGGTCGTTGATTTACCAGCACCATTTAATCCAATTAAACCAACAGCTTGTCCCGGTTCAATTGTTAAATTTACATTTTTAATGACATTAATCCCGGAGTATCCTCCAGTTAAATTTTCAATTTTAAGTGCCATTACTTTTTCCTCTCTACTGCAATAAGATACATATTTATGATAGCATGAACATAAGTTAAACTAAATTTTCTTTTCATTAAGAAAGGGGTCTTATCATGACAGAATTAGAAAAGGATTGT
Protein-coding regions in this window:
- a CDS encoding copper homeostasis protein CutC, whose amino-acid sequence is MIKEVCVENFTNVPLMIERGANRIELNNDLTVGGTTPSFGVIKKTVEYAHKHDVPVIVMIRPRGGNFVYSEDELEIMINDIQICSLLDVDGVTFGCLTREKHLDKRAMNRLLSVAHIVDLEVVMHMAFNELTDAEQKETIDWLSKNSVKRILTHGGPLNQPISHTLDNLKELVKQAKNKIEILPGGGITNKNIAEIIEQIHVDQVHGTKLLDRI
- the ytpR gene encoding YtpR family tRNA-binding protein; its protein translation is MIISTNKTSYPDTLIVILDQDKGRSKFTEKDQVTRVENEDGEVIGFNFFNVSSFLDYDKLPNGEVKPTQELVDALNKKIAEAGFDTKLEIGKPTLVYGYVKTCEAHPDSDHLHVTTVDVGNGEEHQIVCGAPNIAQGQMVVVALPGTLMPNGQQIWPGALRGVDSYGMICSARELGLAHAPQKRGIMVVPDDFKAGDEFEPTKCDELLASGQISL
- a CDS encoding thioredoxin family protein encodes the protein MEEIKELTPEKLKEITKNGKVVLLFSATWCPDCRFLDPFLPQIEKDNPDAKFYKIDRDGSIDVAKELNIFGIPSFVVYQDGKEIGRLVNKDRKTKEEVENFLNSLK
- the trmB gene encoding tRNA (guanosine(46)-N7)-methyltransferase TrmB — protein: MRLRNKPWAQKLVAEHPEAILNEPDPDKKINWEERFDDFSKLLAIEIGSGKGQFITTLAKEHPEMNFIGVELQTTAAGMILRTKLEEKIDNLQLMCADAANIAMYLPENSVDIVYLNFSDPWPKTRHEKRRLTYKSFLDKYRQILKPEGHLEFKTDNRGLFEYSLVSLNNYGMKFDYVSLDLHHADDEIFERNVETEYEHKFAAKGNPIYCLHAHFVK
- a CDS encoding ABC transporter permease; the encoded protein is MTDLIKSRLNKNFKKQMHYLTLVFNDFFILALIFLFGALMFWYAQNIKKWPNNLWFYRPLLALIWTATLGIGHFATLFDRADEHFLFNQDNEMKAYFKPLYLHNMILPVVLIILVSGILLPFATMRAGFSIGGLIFIVIGLIISKNVQFKLIVRSFYFNKYDYYNTWLYLGINFLVLYFSFLGHYPNPIIYTTVAIAAWVGVDYLPQGKMFDWYKALDYEERRVDLLNNFYSMFTDVPDKKVRISRRKYLDFLIKTTDQTPNTFIYQRVLLRDPEYSNLLIRMILFAILLIACLQDAGWTIGTGALIIFLTLYQLIPLGTVYEHNMMYHVMPIPFASRGQALRKVLQKGMLLEWELISLAIIIFSPQKLEAFGGIIALFALTFLLLYFYLPSKIEQLFKKVRY
- a CDS encoding ABC transporter ATP-binding protein yields the protein MALKIENLTGGYSGINVIKNVNLTIEPGQAVGLIGLNGAGKSTTIKHLLGLLRMQKGKIILNGVSLTENPAEFKKMVAYIPETPILYPELTLKEHLELVMLTYDLDHDQAWVRAKELCKMFRLENKLDWLPINFSKGMKQKVMIVTSFLANADLLVIDEPFTGLDPLAVANFIDLVKEAVADQKMVLMTTHVLAEAQEAVQTFAVLNNGTIETEGSLNEIRQFYGLKPSDSFDRLYQILNQETVKKHD